The Tolypothrix sp. NIES-4075 DNA segment TCTATCCGCTGATTCGATTTTGATGGTAAATTCTCTAGATGCTTGAGCAAAATCAAAAGACTTTTTGATGATTATGGCTGATGGGGCTATCTCTTTTAAATCGGGAATGTTGATTTTGACATAGCGAACTTGCATAGCGAAAACGCTTGAAGGCTGAATTTTCAAGGCATTTTCTAAATACACATTACATATCACTTGGTATGCAACTTTTCTCGCTTCGCTATTGTCTAATAATATCGTTAGGCTGGTTCTCCAAACTCCGTTCCACTGCTCAGTTTTAACTAATAGTTCATTGTTAGTACTGATTTCGGGAATAAAAAGCGGATCGTAGCGAAATTGCCAAGTTTGCGGACTATCTGGGCGATTGTTTGTTGCTGCCCAAATACGTTTTGTTTGTCGATTAAAATCAAAAGCGGCAATCTCTGTTGCTGAGAAAACAAAATCAGAGAAGTTCATAGCAGTATCTGTCGCTGTCATAAGTATTGGTCACTCGTTTATATACTAATCGACCTATTTCAACACGGACACGCCACCAGCACGGTTTGGCTGATTGCTACATTCTTAATAAGTGTGAGGACAATAAACTTATGCACTTTTACATTTTTGAGAGCATAAATTGTCAGCAAATTCTAATATTTACCCTGGCTTGTGCTGCATTTCCTCACTCAAAAGTCGTCTTTGGCTACATCCACTCAGTCGAAACCTGCGCCACAGTAGTAAGACTTACGTATTGACAGGCAACTAATCTTGTGTATTAAAAGCTCGTTTTTGCTTGATTAGATTGGGTTTGCCAGCGCTGGATATTTTCATTTATCTGATGGCTGATGGCTGCATAAAGCACAAAATTGAAAATCAAAAAAAGGTAAAAGGGTTAGGCATTAGGGAGTAGGGCAAAGGAGAAAAGCATGGCGAATTCCTATCGTTCAGAAGATGTACAACAAATTCTCCAACTAGCCATGACACAAAAGGCAGAGGGTAGAGATTTTTCCCGTCAGGAATTGTTAGAAATGGCGGCAGATTTGGGAATATCTCAAGAAGCGATCGCTTCAGCAGAAAAACAGTTAATGCAGGAATCGCAAAAACAACGTGCAAAGCAGGTATTAAATAATATGAGTAATAGTCGTCGCCGCAAATTTAAGACACATCTTTTTCTGTATCTCATCATTAACACTTTCTTAGTTGTGATCGATTTTATGACAGATGGTAAGTTAAATTGGGCTTATTGGTCTATCTTGGGCTGGGGTTTGGGACTGGCTTTTGATGCTTTTGATACTTTTTATGGATCAAAGGATGAATGATAATATACCAAAAGTAGTAAAAAAAAGTTAGACCTGATATGCGCTTCAATCAGGGCTGCTAGATTAGAGATAGGTTCGCTACTAAAAAAACTCACCAACGGATACGGATGGTTTGTATGAAGAGCAAAAAGCAGCTCGTCTACTCTAGCCTAGCCTGCGGTTTTCGCCGTGGAGCGCATATAGAAAAATCAACTCAAAGCTGCTCTAGGCGCGTTTCTGCTTTAATATTGAGAAGCGCGATCGCCTTTTCCACCTTTGTGCTGTCTGTTGGTGTTGCTAGAAGTCAACCTGCGTCACAGGTGTCTTTCCAGCAAACACAAACGACTATATCGAATCGAGAAGAGGTGCGAATTCAACAGCAAGTGCAATCTGAAGTCGATCGCGCTTTAAGTCGTAGAACTATCCAAAGTAATATCTGGCTAGTTATATTAACTTTACTTCCAGTGAGTGCGATCGCTTCACTTTGGCTATTTCGTCAAGCTGTAATTCGTGCGATCGCTGATAGAGCGATGAAACAGCTACAGCAAGTTGAACAATTACAAAATCAGTTAATCTCTGTTAAACAATCAACTGAAAATATTATACAACAAGTTAAAAATACTACTCGTGAATTAGAAACAGAAGCCGCAGCACTACAAAAAAAGATAAAGCTAGAAAAAGATACTTTATCTGGATTAACATCGGAATTATTACTATCAAAAGATAAATTTTTATCAGAATTAGAAAGTCAAATCCAAACGGCTCAACAAAAAGTAGTAGATTTAGAATTTAATTTTGCTTCTCAACTATCTGAGTTACAGTCAGATGCTCAAAGACAAAAAGATATAATCTTAGAGAATTTAGTCAAGTTAGATGCTGGCACAGAGAAACTTTCAGAATTACAGTTAGATGCTCAAAGACAACAAGTTCGCATCCTGGAAAATCTACAAAATATAGGGTTAGAGTTTACATCTAAAGTATCAGAATTTCAGTCAGAAACGCAACTAAAAAAAGATGTAACGCTGGAAAATTTACAAAGCATACAGTCAGAGTTTACATCACAAGTATCAAGATTGCAGTCAGAAACTCAACAGCAAAAAGATGTAACGCTGGAGAATTTGCAAAAGCTAGAAGCCGAATTGCAATCTCAAATATCAAGATTGCAGTCAGAAACGCAACTAAAAAAAGATGTAACGCTGGAGAATCTGCAAAAGCTAGAAGCCGAATTGCAATCTCAAATATCAAGATTGCAATCAGAAATGCAACAGCAAAAAGATGTAACGTTGGAAAATTTACAAACAATACAATCAGAGTTTACATTAGAAGTATCACGATTTGAGTCAGAAACGCGACAGCAAAAAAAACTGACGCTGGAGAATCTGCAAAAGCTAGAAGCCGAATTGCAATCTCAAGTATCAAAAATCCACTCAGAAACGCAACAGCAAAAAGATGTAACGCTGGATAATTTGAAAGAATTAGAAGCCGAATTGCAATCAGAAACGCAACAGCAAAAAAATCAATATGTTGAAAGGTTAGAAAAAACGTATTTAGAATTTAAAAAAAATGCTGAACATCGAAAAGAGTTAATTAGAGAGAATTTAGAAAAATCCGGTTTAGAGTTTATTTCGGAATTACAAACAGATGCAGAAGAAAAGTCTATAATCCGGAAAAAGCTAGAGAAATTAGAAAAAGATGTAGCTAAACTTTCTAAATTACAAATAAATGCTGAACAAAGAAAAGAGTTAATTATACAGCAAGTTTCGGAAAGTTCACCTCCATTAATTCAAGAAGCAGTAAATCGTGCAGTTGAAGAAAAAATACACGAATCTAAACAGCCAGAAGTATTAGAAGAAGTTGTATCTCCTCGGCTGAAATTAACTGCTGATGATTATCTGGAAAAAGGAGATGTTCTCTTATCAGAAAAACGCTATGAAGACGCGATCGCAGCTTACAATAAAGCAGTTAAAATTGATCCGGAAAAAGCTGTAGCTTGGTTTAAGCTAGGTATTGCTAATTCGAGGGTGAAACGATATAAAGATGCGATCGCCTGTTATGATAAAGCAGTTGAACTGAAACCAGATTATCATCAAGCATGGCGCGATCGCGGCGTTGCATTAGGAAATTTGCGACGACACCAAGAAGCTTTTATTTCGTTTGATAAAGCCACGCAATTTAAAAAAGATGACGCAGTAGCGTGGTTAAATCGAGGTTTAGCTCTAGAAGAGTTGGAAGAATATGATATTGCGATCGCTTCTTTTGATAAAGTTATTGAGTTGAAGCCAGATTCATACAAAGCTTGGAATCACCGAGGTTACGTGTTAGTTAGGCTAGGACGTGATGAGGAAGCGCTTTTATGCTTCGATAAAGCGCTTTCAATTCAACCTGACTATGCTAATGCATATTACAACAAAGCAGCCTGTTACGCGCTGCAAAGAAAAGTTGAATTAGCTCTAGAAAATCTGCACTTCTCAATTGACTTGAATCCAACTTATAAGGAAGATGCAGAAACCGACATAGATTTTGATGAGATTGCACAAGACAAGCGCTTTAAGCAATTAATTGCGTCCCTTCCCACAGATTAAGGTGATGAGTGTGCGTAAACGCAAAGCGTCTTTTCGCTGCTACATCGCCCTTATACCACCCACCAAACAATAACACGAATTGAATGCGTGTTTGCCGCGATTTTCCAGCTATAATCTGATAAAAGCTTAGTTGGGCAAGAGGTACTTTTTATACATTTGTGTACTTTTTGAGAAGTTACGCACCATTTACTCTTAAATTCAAAATAGAGACTTTTATATCTTGCAGTAGTCCCAAGAACCCCCAAAAAAGAAATGGGGGAAGTCGGGGAGTATGGGATGCTGGTTTTTCTACTACCTATACTCCCGATCATTCGCACTCAACTTAGGGTTTGCATCATTCGCAATCAAAATAAAAACAATGAATATTGCTGAAAATAATAATAAAATACCAAATAAGAAGCTTGTATTAGTTGGATTGATTTCGGTAGTTATGTTTACAGGTGGCTTGATTGGCTGGATTAAATTTAAGCAAGAACAAGAGAAAAAAATTCAGCAATCTCAAGCTTTGTTGACACAGGCATGTCAAACTGATATTTCTGCAAATAGTAATTTTTTAGAGGCATCTAAAAAAGTTAATGAAGCAACCAGACTTTTATATAGCGTTCCAAATATACCAGGTTTAAGTTATCAACAAGCTCAAAGCGGATTGAATAACTTTTCTACATGTATAAAAACCGTTAATGCCAAAGAAAACTTTTTTGAAGCAAAAAGACTGAGTAGAAAAGCTTTAGGTATTGATGATGAAATGACTTTTTCGGTTCAAGAATGGGAGGGAATGCGCTCAGATTTAGAAAAATCTATCGATTTATTGAAAACTGTTCCCAATGATGTGAATACTTATCCTCAATCTCAAAAAGCGCTAAAAGTTTATCAAAATCAATTTCAAAAAGTTAACCAAAAACTTCAGCAAGAACAAACAGCCGTTAATGCTTTTAATCGTGCTGAAGATTTAAAAAATCAAGCAGATCAGCTTACTCGGAATTACCCAAAGTTAGAAACTTTAAATGAAGCCGAATCAAAAGTTAAAGATGCTCTTACCCTGATAAAAACTATTCCCCAAAGAACAACTGTTAGCCAAAAAAGTCAAGATACTATATTAATTTATCAAGATAAAATAGAAGGTATTCATTATCTAATTGGTTCGAGATTTCTAGAACCAGTGGTGAAGCTTTTTTCTACTTTTGCTGATTCGCTTGATAGTAAGACTGAATATCAAGATTATGCAAACAAAGTTAAGAATTTAAATAAAAAGTTTACTGATATTCTTAAAGAAGCTCCAGTTACAAAAAATCATCCCAGTGCTAAGGCGTTGAAAAATGCTTTAAATAGATATAATGATGCTTTAATTGTTTGGCAATATTGCCAGCAAGGAAAATGCCAAAATTCTTTATCTGCTGGGATTATAGAATTTAGAAATGTGTTATGGATACCTGATTCTTTTAAAATAAAAAATGTTCCGTTAACTAAAAAATATAAGTTGAAAGAAAGTTCTAATATATTTACGCAAAAATTCGTTCAATTAAATCAAGTCCGTTCAGCTATTTGGGAGCAAGCAAAAAGCGATATCCAAGAAGCTCAAGGACAAATTTAAGTTAAGTTAATTATGCTTTATCTGAAAGCCTTGTAGAGACGCGATAAATTGTCGTCTCTACATCTTTGACAGCAGATGTCTGTTAATCGCAACAATCATCAAAATATTCTGTGTTATCTATGCGATCGCACTCATATCTACCTTTAATCTCGTGATTGTAATATCTGCCAATTGAATCAGCGTCATGTAAATCTTGCCAAGTATCCGCTTCTACCCCCGAATACTGATAAACTGCACCGTTGTGAAACTCGACTTGCAATAGTTGTTCGTTTTTGTCGTATCCTATAGATGCAGCCATTGATGAATTCACACTTAGCATCGCAATTGCTTCTTGTTCAGCAGGAAGTGCAGGAGAATCAGCGATAATTTCGTTTAAATCTTGCAGTCCGTCGTAAGCTTGTATAGGTGCAGGAATTTCTACAAATTCTAACTCATCCCCTCGGTCAAGTAATAATTGCAAGTATCCTTCAGAATGAGCGATCGCTATTAAACTGCTCAAGTCTACCTTAGATAGCTTCATTAATTTTACTCTCCTACTGACGTTGAGGTACAATTTGCTAAATCCTATATAGTATATTTGTACTATATAGATCTTCCTTGGTCAAGCTTTGCAATAGAAAAATTTGAGTAATACATCCACAAAGCCTAGTTTCATTTTTATTGAGTAAATTTCTTAAAGCCTAAAAATTCGGCTTTACGAGTGAGGTTTTTCACCATCAAGTCTCGATATCGTTGCTTAAATGTAAGGTACGACATAGTAGTTAGCATTGATTCACATGCACACAATTAACTTTAAGTCAACAAAGCCAGCTTGGAAAGGTGCGATCGCTCAACCCGCACAAGAATTTTCTCCCACCCAACTGCAAGTTATTTCTGGAAAAATACCCGCAGGATTGCGTGGTACACTTTACCGTAACGGACCGGCACGGCTAGAACGCGGTAATATCCGCATGGGACATTGGTTTGATGGGGATGGGGCAATTCTTGCCGTACATTTTACCTCGGAAGGTGCGACAGGTGTTTATCGCTACGTGCAAACTGCTGGTTACAAAGAAGAAGAAGCAAAAAATCAACTGCTTTTCGCTAACTATGGGATGACTGCACCTGGGGCAATTTGGAATACATGGTTGAAACAATTTAAAAATGCTGCTAACACCTCAGTATTAGCACTGCCAGATAAACTCTTAGCATTGTGGGAAGGTGGTAAACCTCACGCTTTAGATTTGCAAAATCTGGAGACTTTCCGAGAAGATGATTTAAGTGGATTAACTGAGGGTTTAAGTTATTCTGCACACTATAAACGCGATTTACATACAGGGGAGATTTTTAACTTTGGTGTTACCCCCGGATTAAATGCGACGTTGAATATTTATAAGAGCATAAGCACAGGCAAAATAATTCAAAAATCGCAATTTCAACTTGATGGTACACCATTGCTGCATGATTTTGTTTTAGCTGGGAAATACTTAATATTTTGCATTCCCCCAGTGCGGATGAATGCTCTCCCGACGCTCTTTGGATTAAGCAGCTACAGCGATGCTTTGGAATGGAAACCTCAATTAGGAACTCAAATATTAGTTTTCGATCGCGAAACATTAACCTTAGTCAGTCGCAGTGAAACTGAACCTTGGTATCAATGGCATTTCAGCAACGGTTATGTAGATGATAGCGGTTTGGTGAATGTAGATATTGCTCGTTATGAAGACTTTCAAACCAACCAATACCTCAAAGAAATAGCGACAGGAGAAACTCATACACCCGCAAAGAGTTCATTATCAAGATTGCAACTTAATCCGCAAAGTGGAAAAGTTACCGCGATTGAGCAAATATTAGATAGACACTGCGAATTTCCGAGCGTACCACCCGAAAACGTCGGACAAGCTTCTCGGTATACTTATTTTTCCACATTTCGGCAGGGAACGGATATTAGTGAAGAAATATTAAACGCGATCGCTCGTTTCGACCATCAAGCCGAAAAATTAACGTCTTCCGATTGTGGAGAAAATCGCTATCCGAGTGAACCGATTTACGTCCAAGATGTTGAAAATCTAAACCAAGCTTGGGTGATAACAGTTGTCTACGACGGCAATATTAATAATAGTGAAGTTTGGGTATTTAATGCGGATAGGCTAGACGAAGAACCTGTTTGTAAACTGCGATTACCCAGCGTCATTCCTCACAGCTTCCACGGTACTTGGAAACCAGCTTAGAGGAAAATTGGTAATGGGTAATTGGTAATGGGTAATTGGGCATTGGACATCGGTAATAATTCTTTTTCTAGTCTCTAGTCCCTAGTCCCTATTCCCTATTACCCATTCCCTATTACCCAATCCAAAATCAATATGATAACCACCACAGACAAATTTAAAGTTACTTGGGAAAAATTACCTGATGATTTTCTATTACCAAATGCTCCAATTGATGATATAAATCAACCTCTTCTCGCAGCAGCTTTAACACAAAGCTTGGAAATAGCCGGAAGACTGCCAAATACAGCATTAATTACAACAAATTACGGCATTTGTGCTACTGTCAACGGCAAAATGGTAATCAAAGCTCCAGATTGGGGATATGTAGCGAATATCCGCGTTTCTAGAGAAGAAGTGAAACGCAGTTACACCCCTCAATTACAAGGAGATATTCCGGTAATTGTGATAGAATTTATTTCAGATACAGAAGGTGGAGAGTATTCTGTCAAACCGACTTATCCGCCGGGAAAATGGTTATTTTACGAACAAGTTCTCAAAGTGCCGAACTATGCCATTTTTGAGCCGGATACAGGCACACTTGAAGTTTATCGATTAGACGATGGCAAGTATCAACTACAACAGCCTGATAATAATAACCGTTACGCGATCGCAGAAATGAATCTATTTCTCGGTACATGGCAGGGAGAACGGGAAAACCGCACAGGTTATTGGTTGCGGTGGTGGGATGAGCAGGGGAATTTGCTGCTGTGGGGTTTAGAAAAGGCTGAACAAGAACGACAACGTGCTGAACGATTAGCAGCGCAACTGCGAGCAGCAGGTATTGAACCTGAGGCATGAATATTGTAGTTGGCGCTTCAGCGCTAAAGCGCCGACTACAATTTTAAATATATTTAATATAAAAGCTCATATACTATTAAACTGATTAGATAATTTGCTATGACCACATCTGAACGCCGCTATCACATCACCACCTTTGGTTGCCAAATGAACAAAGCCGACTCAGAACGCATGGCTGGCATCCTAGAAGACATGGGCTTTGAGTGGTCTGAAGATCCAAATAATGCCGATTTAATTCTTTACAACACTTGCAGTATCCGCGATAATGCCGAACAAAAAGTATATTCTTATCTCGGTAGACAAGCTAAACGCAAGCACGAAAAAGCTGATTTAACTTTAATAGTTGCCGGTTGCGTTGCTCAACAAGAAGGAGAAATGCTGCTGCGACGAGTTCCAGAATTAGACTTGGTAATGGGACCGCAACACGCTAACCGTCTCAAAGAGTTGCTAGAGTCGGTATTTGACGGCAATCAAGTTGTGGCAACAGAGGCAGTCCACATTATCGAAGATATCACTAAGCCGCGCCGTGATAGCAAGGTAACAGCTTGGGTGAATGTAATTTATGGCTGTAACGAACGCTGTACTTACTGCGTCGTTCCTAATGTGCGTGGTGTCGAACAATCGCGCACACCTGAAGCAATTCGCGCCGAAATGTCAGAACTAGGACGCCTTGGTTACAAAGAAGTCACGCTACTCGGTCAAAATATTGACGCTTACGGCAGAGACTTGCCAGGAACCACGACAGAAGGTCGCAATTTACACACATTGACAGATTTACTGTATTACGTTCATGATCTGCCGGGAATTGAGCGCTTACGATTTGCTACCAGTCATCCCCGTTATTTCACTGAGCGATTAATTAAAGCTTGTGCTGAGTTGCCGAAGGTGTGCGAACACTTCCACATACCCTTTCAATCTGGGGATAACGATCTATTAAAGGCGATGTCGCGGGGTTACACTCAAGAGAAATATCGCCGGATAATTGATACAATTCGCCGATATATGCCAGATGCGTCAATTAGTGCGGATGCGATTGTCGGTTTCCCAGGAGAGACAGAAGCACAGTTTGAAAATACCCTGAAATTAGTAGAAGATATTGGCTTTGACTTGTTGAATACAGCCGCATATTCGCCACGTCCAGGAACACCAGCAGCTTTGTGGACAAATCAATTAAGTGAAGAAGTAAAAAGCGATCGCCTGCAAAGATTAAATCATCTGGTGAATGTGAAAGCCGCAGAGCGATCGCAACGTTATTTCGGACGCATCGAAGAAGTGTTAGTAGAAGACCAAAACTCCAAAGACAAAACTCAAGTCATGGGACGCACACGCGGTAATCGTCTTACCTTCTTCACTGGTGATATCAACAAACTTAAAGGACAGTTAGTGAAGGTGAAAATTACCGAAGTTCGCGCTTTTAGCTTGACAGGTGAACCGATAGAGGTGCGACAAGCGGTGGCAGTGTAATAAGGGTAATGGGGAATGGGGAATGGGGAATGGGTAATGGGGAATGGGGAATAGGATAAGAAGGTTTACCTTTTTCCCAATTACCTTTTTCCCAATTACCAACTACCAATTACCAATTACCAAATCATCTAACTGTTGCTGCATCTGACTTTGGACTAACTCATAACAAGCATTAACATAAGAGCGATCGCTTGCGGCTTTTCTACCGTAACGTTCAAAGACAATCGGTGGACAAACCCGCGTATGTATAGTTACAGGCAATGGTATATTAGGTAAAGGACCAATCGCCAATCCCCAAGGCAACCCAAGATAAATCGGGAATACTTCTGGATCTAGCCCAAATAGCCAAGGCATCCCCGATTCATGCAATTGCTGTAAAATTTTGTATAAGTCAGCCAGCACAAACAGCGTATCGTGGGCACCGACAGAAATAATCGGCACAATCGGTACTTGTTCGCGCAGGGCTAACTTGATAAATCCCTGATTACCGGCAAAGTGAATTTGATTCTTCAGATTGTGTGGTCGAAAGAGGTCTTGCGCTCCACCAGGATATACTAGTACGCTGGCTCCAGAACGCAAAGCAGCGATCGCCATTCGCGGATGAGCGATGATTGCTCCCAACCTCCCTGCGAGTTCTGCTGTTAGCGGAACCTGCCAAAAGTAGGGATGCGCCAAACCGTAAACTGGTCGCTCAAGACCAAATCGTTGAAACCAGTCATACATTACCATATACATATCGGGAGCTGCCAGTCCTCCGTTATGGGAACCGACAATTAAAACCTTGGACTGGGGGATATTTTCCCAACCACTAGTTTGCACTCGAAAATAGTAGCGATACAGCCACTCCCACAGCGGCATCATAAGTTGGATGAACCGAGGATCTTTTTGTTCCAAAGACCATCCAGGTTTTGTTTTTAAGTAGTGTTGTTTTTCTGGCATTAAGGCATTTTAACAAAATTGCTCAGACCTTAACAAAGAAGACAGGGGGAGTGGGGGAGTGGGGGACAAGGAGAATTTTTGAATAATACTCCCCAAGTCGTCCCCCCATCTCCCCATCTCCCCATCCCAAGAACTCTCCCCATTCCCCCCATCTCCGACAACTTATGATAGGCTATCTGCCAATGAGGAGTGTAGAGGTACAGCAAATGTCAAAATTGCGGGTGGGGTTGTTGTTTGGTGGTCGTTCGGGAGAGCATGAAGTTTCGATTAGTTCAGCACGAGCGATCGCTCTTGCCTTAAGTGCAGAGGAAAATGCTAACAAGTACGAAATACTTCCTTTCTACATCCAAAAAGATGGACGTTGGTTAGCAGGAGATGTACCACAACAAGTTTTAACATCCGGTAAAGCACCGCAATTACCGGAAAATGAAACACCAAGCGCTAATTCTTTATTGTCAACAACAAAAAATAACCTTAGCCCTTGGCAATCTCCCTCTCAAGTAGCCGAGGTGGATGTTTGGTTTCCGATTCTCCACGGTCCCAACGGTGAAGACGGTACAATTCAGGGATTACTCAGCTTGATGCAAGTTCCCTTCGTTGGTTCTGGGGTGTTAGGTTCGGCGCTGGGTATGGATAAGATTGCCATGAAAATGGCGTTTGCTCAAGCGGGATTGGCACAAGTTAAATATGTAACGCTAACCAGAGCGCAAATTTGGTCAAATCGAAGTATATTTCCCAAATTGTGCGATCAAATCGAAGCAACATTGGGCTATCCGTGTTTTGTCAAACCTGCTAATTTAGGTTCATCGGTGGGAATTGCCAAAGTGCGATCGCCTCAAGAATTAGAAGCCGCTTTAGATAATGCCGCTTCTTACGATCGCCGCATCATAGTAGAAGCTGGAGTCATCGCACGCGAAGTCGAATGTGCCGTTTTAGGAAACGATCAACCCCAAGCTTCAGTCGTCGGCGAAATTTCTTTTGAAAGTGATTTTTACGATTATGAAACTAAATATACACAAGGATTGGCAGATTTACTGATTCCGGCACAGCTACCAGATTCTGTTATGCGTCAAATTCAGGACATGGCTTTGCAAGCTTTTGCAGCCGTTGACGCTGCTGGATTGGCAAGGGTGGACTTTTTCTATGTGGAAGCGACAGGGGAAATATTAATTAACGAAATCAATACCTTCCCAGGCTTCACAGCGACGAGTATGTATCCGCAATTGTGGGCTAAAAGTGGAATTCCCTTTGCCGAATTAGTCGATCGCTTGATTCAACTTGCTCTGGAGAGACATTCAACTCCCGAACCGAGAGAATAAGCTTTCTTTAGCTCTGTACCAAAGCCTGATAAAGTTCTAAAAAATAACGATTTTCGCGAATACTTAGCGGATTTAGGAGCCTGAGTCCAAAAAAAAGGCTACTTAAATCCGAAGCTTTGCTACGGATACGCGAAAGTTAGCTCCTCCAGTACAATCAACAATTGGAGGGGTACAAATCTGAAACAAATCATGGAAAATAGTCAGAATGTACAGCAAGAGCCAACGCAAGCAACAGCGCTCACAGCAGACAAGGTAAAGAGTAAATCGAAGTCAATAGATAGCTTCATGCTTCTAATACGTCTATTGGGACGCTACCCTTGGCTATTGTTGGTAGGGTTGCTAGGAGTGTTTCTAGGGAGCGCAACCCTTGCCGTGTATAGTCTAAGTTATGCTGGGCGTGTGGAACCGGAAGAACCAGAAACAATACAAGCTGAAGTAGCACAACCAATCAACACCCCCCCTGAGACTAGCAATCCGACACCTTTATGGATGGTGGCAGCGATCGCCCTCAGTTGTGCTAGTGGTTGCTTTATAATTTTCCGATTGCTAAATCGTCCCACACAGCGGCAAAAAGACCAGAAACGTATTAACCGCTATGAGGCACGTTTGGCACGGCATCGTCATCAAAAATTAGAACCACACCCACCACAGAATCCGCCAGTTTTAGTGCCTCCATCACAAAGCATGTCCTTCGCACCAGCGCCATCTAAAACAAAACCT contains these protein-coding regions:
- a CDS encoding 2TM domain-containing protein — its product is MANSYRSEDVQQILQLAMTQKAEGRDFSRQELLEMAADLGISQEAIASAEKQLMQESQKQRAKQVLNNMSNSRRRKFKTHLFLYLIINTFLVVIDFMTDGKLNWAYWSILGWGLGLAFDAFDTFYGSKDE
- a CDS encoding tetratricopeptide repeat protein, whose protein sequence is MKSKKQLVYSSLACGFRRGAHIEKSTQSCSRRVSALILRSAIAFSTFVLSVGVARSQPASQVSFQQTQTTISNREEVRIQQQVQSEVDRALSRRTIQSNIWLVILTLLPVSAIASLWLFRQAVIRAIADRAMKQLQQVEQLQNQLISVKQSTENIIQQVKNTTRELETEAAALQKKIKLEKDTLSGLTSELLLSKDKFLSELESQIQTAQQKVVDLEFNFASQLSELQSDAQRQKDIILENLVKLDAGTEKLSELQLDAQRQQVRILENLQNIGLEFTSKVSEFQSETQLKKDVTLENLQSIQSEFTSQVSRLQSETQQQKDVTLENLQKLEAELQSQISRLQSETQLKKDVTLENLQKLEAELQSQISRLQSEMQQQKDVTLENLQTIQSEFTLEVSRFESETRQQKKLTLENLQKLEAELQSQVSKIHSETQQQKDVTLDNLKELEAELQSETQQQKNQYVERLEKTYLEFKKNAEHRKELIRENLEKSGLEFISELQTDAEEKSIIRKKLEKLEKDVAKLSKLQINAEQRKELIIQQVSESSPPLIQEAVNRAVEEKIHESKQPEVLEEVVSPRLKLTADDYLEKGDVLLSEKRYEDAIAAYNKAVKIDPEKAVAWFKLGIANSRVKRYKDAIACYDKAVELKPDYHQAWRDRGVALGNLRRHQEAFISFDKATQFKKDDAVAWLNRGLALEELEEYDIAIASFDKVIELKPDSYKAWNHRGYVLVRLGRDEEALLCFDKALSIQPDYANAYYNKAACYALQRKVELALENLHFSIDLNPTYKEDAETDIDFDEIAQDKRFKQLIASLPTD
- a CDS encoding KTSC domain-containing protein — translated: MKLSKVDLSSLIAIAHSEGYLQLLLDRGDELEFVEIPAPIQAYDGLQDLNEIIADSPALPAEQEAIAMLSVNSSMAASIGYDKNEQLLQVEFHNGAVYQYSGVEADTWQDLHDADSIGRYYNHEIKGRYECDRIDNTEYFDDCCD
- a CDS encoding carotenoid oxygenase family protein — encoded protein: MHTINFKSTKPAWKGAIAQPAQEFSPTQLQVISGKIPAGLRGTLYRNGPARLERGNIRMGHWFDGDGAILAVHFTSEGATGVYRYVQTAGYKEEEAKNQLLFANYGMTAPGAIWNTWLKQFKNAANTSVLALPDKLLALWEGGKPHALDLQNLETFREDDLSGLTEGLSYSAHYKRDLHTGEIFNFGVTPGLNATLNIYKSISTGKIIQKSQFQLDGTPLLHDFVLAGKYLIFCIPPVRMNALPTLFGLSSYSDALEWKPQLGTQILVFDRETLTLVSRSETEPWYQWHFSNGYVDDSGLVNVDIARYEDFQTNQYLKEIATGETHTPAKSSLSRLQLNPQSGKVTAIEQILDRHCEFPSVPPENVGQASRYTYFSTFRQGTDISEEILNAIARFDHQAEKLTSSDCGENRYPSEPIYVQDVENLNQAWVITVVYDGNINNSEVWVFNADRLDEEPVCKLRLPSVIPHSFHGTWKPA
- a CDS encoding Uma2 family endonuclease; the encoded protein is MITTTDKFKVTWEKLPDDFLLPNAPIDDINQPLLAAALTQSLEIAGRLPNTALITTNYGICATVNGKMVIKAPDWGYVANIRVSREEVKRSYTPQLQGDIPVIVIEFISDTEGGEYSVKPTYPPGKWLFYEQVLKVPNYAIFEPDTGTLEVYRLDDGKYQLQQPDNNNRYAIAEMNLFLGTWQGERENRTGYWLRWWDEQGNLLLWGLEKAEQERQRAERLAAQLRAAGIEPEA
- the miaB gene encoding tRNA (N6-isopentenyl adenosine(37)-C2)-methylthiotransferase MiaB produces the protein MTTSERRYHITTFGCQMNKADSERMAGILEDMGFEWSEDPNNADLILYNTCSIRDNAEQKVYSYLGRQAKRKHEKADLTLIVAGCVAQQEGEMLLRRVPELDLVMGPQHANRLKELLESVFDGNQVVATEAVHIIEDITKPRRDSKVTAWVNVIYGCNERCTYCVVPNVRGVEQSRTPEAIRAEMSELGRLGYKEVTLLGQNIDAYGRDLPGTTTEGRNLHTLTDLLYYVHDLPGIERLRFATSHPRYFTERLIKACAELPKVCEHFHIPFQSGDNDLLKAMSRGYTQEKYRRIIDTIRRYMPDASISADAIVGFPGETEAQFENTLKLVEDIGFDLLNTAAYSPRPGTPAALWTNQLSEEVKSDRLQRLNHLVNVKAAERSQRYFGRIEEVLVEDQNSKDKTQVMGRTRGNRLTFFTGDINKLKGQLVKVKITEVRAFSLTGEPIEVRQAVAV
- a CDS encoding lysophospholipid acyltransferase family protein; translated protein: MPEKQHYLKTKPGWSLEQKDPRFIQLMMPLWEWLYRYYFRVQTSGWENIPQSKVLIVGSHNGGLAAPDMYMVMYDWFQRFGLERPVYGLAHPYFWQVPLTAELAGRLGAIIAHPRMAIAALRSGASVLVYPGGAQDLFRPHNLKNQIHFAGNQGFIKLALREQVPIVPIISVGAHDTLFVLADLYKILQQLHESGMPWLFGLDPEVFPIYLGLPWGLAIGPLPNIPLPVTIHTRVCPPIVFERYGRKAASDRSYVNACYELVQSQMQQQLDDLVIGNW